CGCCCAccactatcaccccatcaacaaCAACCTCCACCACAACCCCAGTGACAGAAACGCCCAccactatcaccccatcaacTACAACCCCAGTAACAGAAACGCCCAccactatcaccccatcaacaacaacaacctccaCTACAACCCCAGTAACAGAAACGCCCAccactatcaccccatcaacaacaacaacctccaCTACAACCCCTGTAACAGAAACGCCCACCACTATCACCCCATCACAGCAACAACCTCCACCACAACCCCAGTGACAGAAACGCCCAccactatcaccccatcaacaaCAACCTCCACCACAACCCCAGTGACAGAAACGCCCAccactatcaccccatcaacagcaacgacctccactaCAACACAAGTCACAGAAACGCCTAccactatcaccccatcaacaacaacaaccccagTCACAGAAACTCCCACAactatcaccccatcaacaGTCACAACCTCCACCACAACGCCAGTGACAGAAACGCCCAccactatcaccccatcaacaaCAACCTCCACCACAACCCCAGTGACAGAAACGCCCAccactatcaccccatcaacaacaacaaccccagTCACAGAAACTCCCACAactatcaccccatcaacagcaacgacctccactaCAACACCAGTCACAGAAACGCCCAccactatcaccccatcaacaacaacaaccccagTCACAGAAACTCCCACAactatcaccccatcaacaGTCACAACCTCCACCACAACGCCAGTGACAGAAACACCCAccactatcaccccatcaacaaCAACCTCCACTACAACCCCAGTCACAGAAATGCCCAccactatcaccccatcaacaacaacaacaccagtgacagaaacgcccaccactatcaccccatcaacaacaacaacctccaCTACGCCAGTCACAGAAACGCCCACTactatcaccccatcaacaacaacaacaccagtgacagaaacgcccaccactatcaccccatcaacaacaacaacctccaCTACAACCCCAGTAACAGAAACGCCCAccactatcaccccatcaacaacaacaacctccaCTACAACCCCAGTAACAGAAACGCCCAccactatcaccccatcaacaacaacaacctccaCTACAACCCCAGTAACAGAAACGCCCAccactatcaccccatcaacaGCCACAACCTCCACTACAACCCCAGTAACAGAAACGCCCAccactatcaccccatcaacagcaacgacctccactaCAACACCAGTCACAGAAACGCCCAccactatcaccccatcaacaaCAACCTCCACTACAATCCCAGTCACAGAAACGCCCATcactatcaccccatcaacaaCAACCTCCACTACAACGCCAGTCACAGAAACGCCCACCACAACGCCAGTCACAGAAACCCCCAccactatcaccccatcaacaCCAACCTCCCCTACAACCCCAGTGACAGAAACGCCCAccactatcaccccatcaacaGCAATGACCTCCACCACAACGCCAGTCACAGAAACGCCCAccactatcaccccatcaacaacaacaaccccagTCACAGAAACTCCCACGA
The sequence above is drawn from the Micropterus dolomieu isolate WLL.071019.BEF.003 ecotype Adirondacks unplaced genomic scaffold, ASM2129224v1 contig_13769, whole genome shotgun sequence genome and encodes:
- the LOC123966588 gene encoding GATA zinc finger domain-containing protein 14-like yields the protein HRNAHHYHPINSNNLHYASHRNAHHYHPINNNNPSHRNAHNYHPINNNLHYNPSNRNAHHYHPINNNNLHYNPCNRNAHHYHPINSNDLHYNTSHRNAHHYHPINNNLHHNPSDRNAHHYHPINNNPSHRNSHNYHPINSHNLHHNTSDRNAHHYHPINNNLHHNPSDRNAHHYHPINYNPSNRNAHHYHPINNNNLHYNPSNRNAHHYHPINNNNLHYNPCNRNAHHYHPITATTSTTTPVTETPTTITPSTTTSTTTPVTETPTTITPSTATTSTTTQVTETPTTITPSTTTTPVTETPTTITPSTVTTSTTTPVTETPTTITPSTTTSTTTPVTETPTTITPSTTTTPVTETPTTITPSTATTSTTTPVTETPTTITPSTTTTPVTETPTTITPSTVTTSTTTNRNAHHYHPINNNNLHYNPSNRNAHHYHPINNNNLHYNPSNRNAHHYHPINSHNLHYNPSNRNAHHYHPINSNDLHYNTSHRNAHHYHPINNNLHYNPSHRNAHHYHPINNNLHYNASHRNAHHNASHRNPHHYHPINTNLPYNPSDRNAHHYHPINSNDLHHNASHRNAHHYHPINNNNPSHRNSHDCHPINSHNLHHNTSDRNAHHYHPINNNNLHYNPSDRNAHHYHPINNNNLHYNPSDRNAHHYHPINNNNLHYNPSDRNAHHYHPINNNNLHYNPSDRNAHHYHPINNNLHYNTSHRNGHHYHPINSNNLHYASHRNAHHYHPINNNNPSHRNSHNYHPINSHNLHHNTSDRNAHHYHPINSHNLHHNTSDRNAHHYHPINNNLHYNPSDRNAHHYHPINSNDLHYNTSHRNAHHYHPINNNNPSHRNSHNYHPIN